From Pseudomonas sp. stari2:
TGCGGCCGATGTGGATCGGTTTGGCCACCGCCGTCACCCGTCCGCTGCGCAGGCCGCGCAGATGGTTGGCGTTGATCTCCAGACCCACGCAATAAAACTTGCTGGCATCAATGCACAGATAGCTGGCCATCGAGCCGACGGTCTCGGCCAGCACCACCGAGGCGCCGCCGTGCAACAGGCCGTAAGGCTGGTGGGTGCGGTGGTCGATCACCATGCTGGCGGTCAGAGACTCTTCGTCGAAGGACTCGAAACGGATATCCAGCACTTCGCCGATGGTGTTTTTCTGGATGGCGTTCAACTGCTCGATGTTGGGGGTGGTGCGCCACAAGGTCATCGCAGGCTTCCTTTGTTGTTTTGATCGTCGCTCAATCCTGCCACAGCACCGCCTCGCTGCGCTCGCTCCATTCTTCGAAGCGCGCGCCGTAGGTGTCTTCGATGACGTTGCGCTTGATCTTCAGGGTCGGCGTCAGGAAGCCGTTCTCCACCGCCCAACTGTCCTTGACCACCACCAGACGGCGCAGCCGTTCGTGCTTGTCGAGGACCGCGTTGACCTCCTCCAGCAGCTTTTCCAGGCTCGAATGCAGTTGCGGTCGTGCGTCTTCATGCCCGGCTGCCGAGATCACACACAGGCCCAGCGGTGCGCTCAGACCATCGCCGACCACGCAGACCTGCTCGATCCGGGTATGCACGGCGAGGCGGTTTTCAATCGGTGCCGGAGCGACGTACTTGCCTTTACTGGTCTTGAAGATTTCCTTGAGTCGCCCGGTCAGGCGCAAGCGACCCTCGGCGTCCTGTTCGCCCTTGTCGCCGGTGCGCAGGAAGCCGTCGACGG
This genomic window contains:
- a CDS encoding hotdog fold thioesterase — translated: MTLWRTTPNIEQLNAIQKNTIGEVLDIRFESFDEESLTASMVIDHRTHQPYGLLHGGASVVLAETVGSMASYLCIDASKFYCVGLEINANHLRGLRSGRVTAVAKPIHIGRTTHVWDIRLTSDEGKASCVSRLTMAVVPLGEQPPAR